The Anguilla anguilla isolate fAngAng1 chromosome 4, fAngAng1.pri, whole genome shotgun sequence genome has a window encoding:
- the znf692 gene encoding LOW QUALITY PROTEIN: zinc finger protein 692 (The sequence of the model RefSeq protein was modified relative to this genomic sequence to represent the inferred CDS: deleted 1 base in 1 codon) encodes MSSPRDAQRRQRRRELDARRSKSRVRLGACLQSWGQLKERLGFALHSELAQHLLESYFSKACVKCSVGRGEAKGAKPVVTSEESLQCLVLQVHCHGQRCPLPPNLQPAGAVEGQAAGVGQAEGEGQSNRRKREEKKGRKDVRLEMRPAEGRGESGEGAQSELCLRYACQGGHVLAWCPSRTGQEGSGADGGEGGGARCPCWCEPIQRPREGRPMEEKRESSKEEACFSGKTRRCSKAGSTEGSQHADEEQEEEEEEGVQEEETVTGTETGESTTPGSVCVQEVEPEMERDQVTTEFPQSQEDCQLPGEEEREAGSPDVQTNNNYIPSPSRANPGCPSYSGDITSGKPTREVKKKPYSPHGDSTVIRQKTTRGKQRKAVQPAQARSSPRISKQENKRSTVPKRLGDDDISQISGKRKRKATPRDILPCEFDGCGKIFSSRQYLNHHMKYQHFHQKTFACSHPSCGKSFNFKKHLKEHEKLHSNQRDYICEFCARAFRTSSNLIIHRRIHTGEKPLQCEVCGFTCRQKASLNWHMRKHDAESGYQFPCEICGRRFEKRDNVTAHRSKSHPDHTPGPAPAVNSAAPVSETPSPLPERSALASDDPADPVHSADLAGRSSDPGDLSIVVM; translated from the exons ATGTCATCCCCAAGAGATGCTCAACGACGGCAACGGCGCAGGGAGCTGGACGCCAGGCGGAGCAAGTCGCGGGTTCGCCTGGGCGCGTGTCTGCAGAGCTGGGGTCAGCTGAAGGAGAGACTCGGGTTCGCCCTCCATTCGGAGCTCGCGCAGCATCTGCTAGAGAG cTACTTCTCCAAGGCCTGTGTCAAGTGCTCTG ttgggaGGGGTGAGGCAAAGGGGGCGAAGCCTGTGGTGACATCAGAGGAATCCCTCCAGTGCCTGGTGCTGCAGGTCCATTGCCATGGGCAACGGTGCCCCCTTCCTCCCAACCTACAGCCTGCTGGTGCTGTGGAGGGTCAGGCCGCTGGGGTGGGGcaggctgagggggaggggcagagcaaCAGACgcaaaagagaagagaaaaaaggcaGGAAAGACGTTCGGCTGGAGATGCGACCTGCGGAGGGGCGGGGAGAATCAGGAGAGGGGGCTCAGTCAGAGCTCTGTCTGAGGTACGCCTGCCAAGGGGGGCACGTTTTGGCCTGgtgcccctccaggactggccAAGAGGGGAGCGGGGCggacgggggggagggcggaggagCTCGCTGTCCCTGCTGGTGCGAGCCCATCCAGAGACCGAGGGAGG GGAGACCaatggaggagaagagagagagcagcaagGAGGAAGCCTGCTTTTCAGGGAAGACCAGGAGGTGCAGCAAAGCAGGGTCTACAGAGGGGAGTCAACATGCGGAcgaggagcaggaagaggaggaggaagagggggtaCAGGAGGAGGAGACAGTCACTGGGACTGAGACTGGAGAGAGCACCACACCAg ggagtgtgtgtgtacaggaagTTGAgccagagatggagagggatcAGGTAACAACAGAGTTTCCGCAGTCACAGGAAGATTG TCAGCTCCCTggtgaagaagaaagagaagcagGCAGCCCAGACGTGCAAACTAACAACAACTACATTCCATCCCCTTCACGGGCCAATCCTGGCTGTCCGTCTTACAGCGGTGACATAACTTCAGGCAAACCCACCAGGGAGGTCAAAAAGAAGCCATATTCTCCCCACGGTGACTCAACTGTAATACGACAAAAGACCACTAGGGGGAAACAGAGGAAAGCAGTTCAGCCTGCACAAGCCAGATCTAGTCCACGGATAAGCAAGCAGGAAAACAAAAG AAGCACCGTACCAAAGAGGCTGGGAGACGATGACATTTCTCAGATTAGCGGCAAAAGAAAAAG GAAAGCAACACCCAGAGATATTTTGCCATGCGAGTTCGACGGCTGTGGAAAGATATTCTCTTCCCGCCAGTACCTCAAT CACCACATGAAGTACCAGCACTTTCACCAGAAGACATTCGCCTGCTCTCACCCCTCTTGCGGAAAGTCTTTCAATTTCAAGAAGCACCTGAAGGAGCATGAGAAACTACACAGCA ACCAGAGAGACTACATCTGTGAGTTCTGTGCCCGAGCTTTCCGGACCAGCAGCAACCTGATCATCCACCGCAGGATCCACACCGGGGAGAAACCACTGCA GTGCGAGGTCTGCGGCTTCACCTGCCGCCAGAAGGCCTCGCTGAACTGGCACATGCGCAAGCACGACGCCGAGAGCGGCTACCAGTTCCCCTGCGAGATCTGCGGCCGCCGCTTCGAGAAGAGGGACAACGTGACCGCCCACCGCAGCAAGAGCCACCCGGACCAcacccccggccccgcccccgccgtaAACTCGGCCGCCCCCGTCTCCGaaactccctcccccctccccgagcGCTCGGCCCTGGCCTCGGACGACCCCGCCGACCCCGTGCACAGCGCCGACCTCGCGGGCCGGTCCAGCGACCCCGGCGACCTTTCTATCGTGGTGATGTGA